From Thermincola ferriacetica, the proteins below share one genomic window:
- the neuC gene encoding UDP-N-acetylglucosamine 2-epimerase, with protein MDGKKKVCIVTGTRAEYGLFYPLMQEILSDGTLALQICVTGMHLSPEFGLTYKEIEKNGFKIDEKVEMLLSSDSEVGVAKSIGLGIIGFADTFQRLNPDLVILLGDRFETMAAAMAAFVAKIPIAHLYGGELTEGAIDDAIRHSITKMSILHFVSTEEYRRRVIQLGEEPGRVFTVGALGIDNIRTLKLIDRNELEKEINFKLGRRSVLVTFHPVTLEHHSAAEQFLELLKALDYFSDLKIIFTRPNADPDGRVINRLIDGYVGSHPGKAIALTSMGQLKYLSAIRHVDAVVGNSSSGIIEVPSFGKPTVNIGDRQRGRVKAESVIDCEPQAEKIIEAMEKAFSPEFATFSRKVRNPYGEGNSAARIVKILKDSLESVNGLKKKFYDIDFVL; from the coding sequence ATGGACGGAAAGAAAAAAGTCTGTATAGTTACAGGAACAAGAGCAGAATACGGTTTGTTTTACCCTTTGATGCAAGAAATTTTATCGGATGGGACTCTTGCACTCCAAATTTGTGTCACTGGAATGCACCTATCCCCTGAATTTGGTCTGACTTATAAGGAAATAGAAAAAAACGGATTTAAAATTGATGAGAAAGTCGAGATGCTGCTGTCCAGCGATTCAGAAGTCGGAGTGGCCAAATCTATTGGGCTGGGTATTATAGGTTTCGCTGATACCTTTCAAAGATTAAATCCGGACCTGGTAATATTGCTCGGGGATCGTTTTGAAACGATGGCTGCAGCAATGGCGGCCTTTGTAGCGAAAATCCCCATAGCCCATTTATATGGTGGTGAATTGACAGAAGGGGCTATAGATGATGCGATTCGGCATTCGATAACCAAAATGAGCATTCTGCACTTTGTTTCTACGGAAGAGTACAGGCGCCGGGTAATTCAACTGGGCGAAGAACCGGGCCGGGTCTTTACTGTTGGGGCCTTGGGGATAGATAATATAAGGACGTTGAAATTGATAGACAGGAATGAGCTTGAAAAAGAAATAAACTTTAAATTGGGCCGGCGTAGTGTGCTGGTTACCTTCCATCCCGTTACCCTGGAACATCATTCAGCAGCGGAACAATTCCTAGAGTTATTGAAAGCCCTGGACTATTTCAGTGACCTGAAGATAATTTTCACCCGTCCAAATGCGGACCCCGATGGCCGGGTAATAAACCGGTTAATTGACGGATATGTCGGGTCTCATCCGGGAAAGGCAATTGCTTTGACATCCATGGGGCAGCTAAAGTATTTGTCAGCAATTAGACACGTGGACGCTGTTGTGGGCAATTCTTCCAGTGGCATAATTGAGGTGCCGTCTTTTGGCAAGCCGACTGTCAATATCGGGGACAGGCAGAGAGGCAGGGTTAAGGCTGAAAGCGTCATAGATTGTGAACCTCAGGCAGAAAAAATAATCGAAGCCATGGAAAAAGCTTTTTCGCCAGAATTTGCCACCTTTTCTAGGAAAGTCAGGAATCCCTACGGAGAAGGGAATTCTGCCGCAAGAATTGTTAAAATTCTCAAGGACAGCCTGGAGTCGGTTAACGGTCTGAAAAAAAAGTTTTATGATATTGACTTTGTACTTTGA
- a CDS encoding nucleotidyltransferase family protein — MEERLQQLLVKADLPLRESLRQMDKGARQLLIVVDDDNRILGVVTDGDIRRAIINNIDFEAPIGQVMNPNPITLGCPVNHKKALKIMRERSIKHIPVVNEDGQVVDILVWSNLLGKGKDMYPPKGTPVVIMAGGKGTRLDPFTKILPKPLIPIGDKPIIEIIMERFNQFGFDNFLISLNYKAEMIKMYFSENVNGFKVDYIMEKEFLGTAGALALARDRLRETFIISNCDVITDADFDSLLNFHKENQNQATVFGVVRHMRIPYGVMKMKDGDLDEIIEKPEYSFVINTGIYVLEPELIDLITPGQVMNMPDLLMKAKGKGYRVQVCPMACSWFDVGEWEEYRRALEYINGPGIA, encoded by the coding sequence GTGGAGGAAAGGTTGCAGCAATTACTGGTTAAGGCGGATTTGCCGCTCAGGGAATCTTTGCGGCAAATGGACAAAGGGGCCCGGCAGCTTTTGATCGTGGTGGACGATGATAACCGGATTTTGGGCGTTGTTACTGATGGCGACATAAGGCGGGCCATCATAAACAACATTGATTTTGAAGCGCCTATCGGACAAGTCATGAACCCCAATCCAATCACCCTCGGGTGCCCGGTAAACCACAAAAAAGCATTAAAAATAATGCGAGAGCGGTCTATAAAACATATTCCTGTTGTCAATGAGGACGGGCAGGTAGTGGATATACTTGTCTGGAGTAACCTGCTGGGCAAGGGAAAAGATATGTATCCGCCCAAAGGGACTCCGGTAGTTATCATGGCCGGGGGTAAAGGGACCCGCCTTGATCCTTTCACAAAAATTCTGCCCAAGCCACTAATTCCCATCGGGGACAAGCCTATCATCGAAATAATCATGGAACGTTTTAACCAGTTCGGGTTTGATAATTTTTTGATCTCCCTCAATTATAAGGCAGAAATGATTAAAATGTATTTTTCCGAAAATGTCAACGGATTCAAGGTCGATTACATTATGGAAAAAGAGTTCCTGGGCACAGCAGGGGCGTTAGCCCTGGCCAGGGACAGGCTACGGGAGACCTTTATCATTTCCAACTGTGATGTTATTACCGATGCGGATTTTGACAGCCTGCTCAATTTTCATAAGGAAAACCAAAATCAGGCCACAGTTTTTGGCGTGGTCAGGCACATGCGGATTCCCTACGGCGTTATGAAGATGAAAGACGGGGACCTGGATGAAATCATTGAAAAACCTGAGTACTCTTTTGTTATTAACACGGGAATTTATGTCCTGGAACCGGAGCTGATTGACTTAATTACTCCGGGACAGGTGATGAACATGCCTGATTTGCTGATGAAGGCCAAAGGGAAGGGCTACAGGGTCCAGGTATGTCCGATGGCCTGCTCATGGTTTGATGTGGGAGAGTGGGAAGAATACAGGCGGGCCCTGGAATATATAAACGGACCGGGGATAGCCTAG
- a CDS encoding cytidylyltransferase domain-containing protein: MFAGKTILALITARGGSKGLPGKNIRPLLGKPLIAWTIEQALDCPYLDRVVVSTDDREIAETARGFGAEVPFLRPPELATDEAKSIDVVLHALDYFAQQNDEYDYLVLLQPTSPLRRKEDIGRALELLIRNAARADSLVSVGEISHGHPAMVQKIDDEGLLQPFLGQRITALRRQDLSPAYVPYGVVFISKVDKLKLLKTFYQEKTLPYVIQRWQHYEIDDIYDFIVTEAILKQRLEGNHEFSG, translated from the coding sequence ATGTTTGCCGGAAAAACAATTCTTGCGCTGATCACTGCCCGGGGAGGCTCCAAGGGCTTACCCGGGAAAAATATCAGGCCATTGCTGGGTAAGCCGTTAATTGCCTGGACTATCGAACAGGCCCTGGACTGTCCCTATCTGGACAGGGTAGTGGTCAGTACTGACGACAGGGAGATAGCGGAAACAGCCAGGGGTTTCGGGGCGGAAGTTCCTTTTCTCAGACCGCCAGAACTGGCCACAGATGAAGCAAAGTCCATAGATGTTGTTTTGCATGCTCTGGACTATTTTGCTCAACAAAATGATGAATATGATTACCTTGTTTTGCTGCAGCCGACATCCCCCCTGCGGAGGAAGGAGGATATAGGCCGGGCTCTTGAACTGCTTATCAGAAATGCAGCCAGGGCGGACAGTCTTGTCAGTGTAGGGGAAATCTCGCACGGGCATCCGGCCATGGTACAGAAGATTGACGACGAAGGCCTGCTCCAGCCTTTTCTGGGACAAAGAATAACGGCGCTTCGGCGGCAGGACCTGTCGCCAGCCTATGTTCCTTATGGCGTGGTGTTTATATCCAAAGTGGACAAACTAAAATTATTGAAAACCTTTTATCAGGAAAAGACGTTACCTTATGTGATTCAGAGGTGGCAGCATTATGAAATAGATGATATTTATGACTTTATAGTAACTGAAGCCATATTAAAACAAAGACTGGAGGGAAACCATGAATTTAGCGGGTAA
- a CDS encoding NAD-dependent 4,6-dehydratase LegB: protein MNLAGKKVLVTGAGGFIGSHLTERLVELGAEVTAFVRYNSRNHWGWLEESCYLKDIKVVNGDIRDYDSVRSAAKGAEVIFHLAALIGIPYSYESPIAYLKTNVEGTYNVLQAARELGAEKVVVTSTSEVYGTAQVVPISEAHPINPQSPYAASKSGADFLALSYYRSFDLPVAVIRPFNTYGPRQSARAIIPTVIAQIAAGSRKIRLGSLTPTRDLTFVKDTAEGFIQVAVSEGSVGQVINVGSNFEISIGDLAGLIARIMGAEIEIETEKERQRPAKSEVERLLADTAKAKALINWAPRYTLEEGIKETAEWIREHLAHYKPDIYNI, encoded by the coding sequence ATGAATTTAGCGGGTAAAAAAGTGCTGGTCACCGGGGCGGGCGGCTTTATCGGCAGCCACCTGACCGAACGTTTGGTAGAACTGGGGGCTGAAGTTACGGCTTTTGTCAGGTATAACTCCCGGAACCACTGGGGCTGGTTGGAGGAGTCCTGCTATCTTAAGGACATCAAGGTCGTTAATGGAGATATCAGGGATTACGACAGCGTCAGGAGTGCGGCCAAGGGGGCCGAGGTTATATTTCATCTGGCCGCCCTGATTGGCATCCCGTATTCTTATGAGTCGCCGATAGCTTACCTGAAAACCAATGTGGAAGGTACATATAATGTTTTGCAGGCGGCCCGTGAACTGGGGGCGGAGAAGGTTGTTGTCACTTCTACCAGTGAGGTGTACGGAACAGCCCAGGTTGTACCTATTTCCGAAGCCCATCCCATCAATCCTCAGTCACCTTATGCGGCCTCCAAATCAGGTGCTGACTTTTTGGCCCTCTCATATTACCGTTCTTTTGACCTGCCCGTGGCCGTTATCCGACCCTTTAACACTTACGGGCCCCGGCAGTCGGCGCGGGCCATCATACCGACTGTCATTGCACAGATTGCCGCCGGCAGCAGGAAGATCCGGCTTGGCTCATTAACCCCTACCAGGGATTTAACCTTTGTAAAAGATACTGCTGAGGGATTTATTCAGGTAGCTGTTTCTGAAGGGTCGGTCGGACAGGTAATTAATGTGGGTTCTAACTTTGAAATTTCTATCGGGGACCTGGCCGGATTGATTGCCCGGATAATGGGCGCTGAGATTGAAATAGAAACAGAAAAAGAACGTCAGCGCCCCGCAAAGAGCGAGGTGGAGAGGCTGCTGGCCGATACTGCCAAAGCAAAGGCTCTGATAAATTGGGCGCCCAGATATACCCTGGAAGAGGGCATCAAAGAAACTGCTGAATGGATAAGGGAGCACCTGGCGCATTATAAGCCGGATATTTATAACATCTGA
- a CDS encoding LegC family aminotransferase — protein sequence MEKIYLDAPNLGPVEKEYLVKCLNSNYVSTVGPFVPDFEEEFARLLGAGAAVAVQSGTAALHMALHALGIGPGDEVIVPALTFIATVNPVLYVGARPVIVDVDPATWNIDPVGLEQAVTENTRAVIPVHLYGNPCQMDAIMEIARRYNLYVIEDATESLGALFNGHYTGTFGDFGCFSFNGNKLITTGGGGMLVTGDRERAQWVKFLVNQARDAAHGYYHPEMGFNYRMTNIEAALGLAQLSRFRELLARKKRYAVIYRETLGDIPGLQFQSECQGGESAHWLSCLRVSTVKAVKLAAALAEEGIPTRRVFMPVSDMPYLREYARPCPHARDIYEHGICLPSSTLNSDEVTKKAALTIRRVLLG from the coding sequence ATGGAAAAGATATATTTGGATGCTCCCAATTTGGGACCTGTCGAAAAAGAATACCTCGTGAAGTGTCTGAACTCAAATTATGTTTCCACCGTTGGCCCCTTTGTGCCCGATTTTGAGGAGGAATTTGCCCGGCTGTTGGGCGCAGGGGCGGCGGTAGCAGTGCAAAGCGGAACAGCGGCTTTGCATATGGCCCTCCATGCCCTGGGCATTGGACCGGGGGACGAAGTAATCGTTCCCGCCCTGACCTTTATTGCCACCGTCAACCCTGTTCTTTACGTGGGGGCCAGGCCGGTCATTGTAGATGTGGATCCGGCTACATGGAATATTGATCCGGTCGGATTGGAGCAGGCGGTTACTGAGAATACCAGGGCGGTTATTCCGGTACATTTGTATGGAAACCCCTGTCAGATGGACGCCATTATGGAAATTGCCCGAAGATACAACCTTTATGTTATTGAGGACGCTACGGAAAGCCTGGGCGCCTTATTCAACGGGCATTATACAGGAACCTTCGGTGATTTTGGCTGTTTCAGTTTCAACGGTAATAAGCTTATCACCACAGGCGGTGGCGGAATGCTGGTTACCGGTGACAGGGAACGGGCACAGTGGGTAAAGTTTTTGGTCAACCAGGCCCGGGATGCAGCCCATGGTTACTATCATCCGGAAATGGGTTTTAATTACCGGATGACCAACATTGAGGCGGCCCTGGGATTAGCCCAGTTGTCCCGTTTCAGGGAACTCCTGGCCAGGAAAAAAAGATATGCTGTGATTTACAGGGAGACTCTCGGAGATATACCCGGTTTGCAGTTTCAGAGTGAATGCCAGGGAGGAGAGAGCGCCCACTGGCTGAGCTGTTTGCGGGTCAGCACTGTTAAGGCGGTTAAACTGGCTGCGGCTCTGGCTGAGGAGGGGATTCCTACCAGAAGGGTTTTTATGCCGGTCAGCGATATGCCTTATCTACGGGAATATGCCAGACCATGTCCTCATGCCCGGGATATTTACGAGCACGGTATTTGTCTGCCCAGCTCAACTTTAAACAGTGACGAGGTTACAAAAAAGGCCGCCTTGACGATAAGGAGGGTTTTGCTTGGATAA
- a CDS encoding acetyltransferase: MDKQKLVLVGGGGHCRAVLAQIKQLGKFEVVGVIDERDSIGLDLPVLGRDRDLDRIYDSGVHLALVTVGSTGDNANRQRLCRLVTEKGFSLPVIVSATAKVDETVTIGAGTVIMAGSIVNVNTVIGINSIVNSGAIIEHDCRIGDHCHIAPGACLSGGVQVGDLGFIGAGSTIIQNIKVGKEATIGAGSVVIEDVPDNSVVAGNPARIIRYKF, from the coding sequence TTGGATAAACAGAAGCTGGTTTTGGTAGGCGGCGGTGGACATTGCAGGGCGGTGTTGGCCCAGATCAAGCAGTTGGGTAAGTTTGAGGTGGTTGGGGTTATTGATGAAAGGGATTCAATTGGTCTGGACCTCCCTGTGTTAGGCAGAGACCGCGATTTGGACCGTATTTATGACAGCGGTGTTCACCTGGCCTTGGTTACAGTAGGCAGCACTGGTGACAATGCTAACCGGCAACGGCTGTGCAGGCTGGTTACCGAAAAGGGGTTCAGTTTACCTGTTATTGTATCCGCAACGGCTAAGGTAGATGAAACGGTGACAATCGGGGCAGGCACTGTGATAATGGCGGGGAGCATTGTCAACGTTAATACGGTTATTGGAATAAACTCTATTGTTAACAGTGGCGCCATAATTGAACATGATTGTCGAATTGGCGACCATTGCCACATTGCGCCGGGAGCGTGCCTCTCCGGAGGAGTTCAAGTTGGGGATTTAGGTTTTATTGGGGCGGGCAGCACAATTATTCAAAATATTAAGGTAGGTAAGGAGGCCACCATCGGAGCAGGAAGTGTCGTAATAGAAGATGTACCGGACAACTCGGTAGTGGCAGGGAATCCGGCCCGTATCATTAGATATAAATTTTGA
- the neuB gene encoding N-acetylneuraminate synthase — protein sequence MGVKIIAEIGVNHNGSRDLAGKLLQAAKECGVDAVKIQVFKPEDMVLVSADKARYQKETAPEFKTQFDMLKQYELAYEDILFIRDLCRKLDLELIATPFDFASLEMIKKIGLEAIKVSSGDLTNIPLLQRINDTGQKVIISTGMAGLAEVEEAVSVFNDKSKVTLLHCTSNYPAKKENVNLRAMISLRHAFRLPVGYSDHTEGIEIAVAAAALGAEIIEKHFTLDRNLPGPDHKASLEPEEFAAMVKSIRHVEAALGDGIKRCSDDEWEVRKAARKSVVAAKEIKAGELFTENNLGLKRPGLGIHPRYYNLLIGRKASVDIAKDEFIKLSMVEGEVV from the coding sequence ATGGGAGTAAAAATAATTGCTGAAATCGGAGTCAACCACAATGGTTCGCGGGACCTGGCCGGCAAGCTGCTCCAGGCGGCAAAGGAATGTGGGGTTGATGCAGTAAAAATACAGGTTTTCAAGCCGGAAGACATGGTGCTGGTTTCAGCGGACAAAGCCAGGTACCAGAAGGAGACAGCGCCTGAATTCAAAACTCAGTTCGATATGCTGAAGCAATATGAGTTAGCATATGAGGATATTTTGTTTATCAGAGACTTATGCCGTAAACTCGACCTGGAACTTATTGCCACTCCTTTTGATTTTGCCAGCCTGGAAATGATTAAAAAAATTGGTTTGGAAGCCATTAAAGTATCTTCCGGCGACCTTACCAATATTCCGCTTTTGCAGCGGATCAATGATACAGGCCAAAAAGTTATTATTTCCACGGGCATGGCCGGTTTGGCCGAAGTCGAAGAAGCAGTTAGCGTATTTAACGATAAATCCAAGGTAACCTTGCTGCACTGTACTTCCAATTACCCGGCGAAAAAGGAAAATGTGAATTTGCGGGCGATGATATCATTACGACATGCTTTTCGATTGCCTGTAGGATACTCGGACCATACAGAGGGAATTGAAATTGCTGTTGCGGCAGCAGCATTGGGAGCGGAAATAATTGAAAAACATTTTACCCTGGACCGAAACCTGCCGGGCCCGGATCATAAAGCTTCTTTAGAACCGGAAGAATTTGCTGCCATGGTAAAAAGTATCCGGCATGTGGAAGCGGCCCTGGGTGACGGTATAAAGCGATGTTCAGATGATGAATGGGAGGTACGAAAAGCAGCCCGTAAAAGCGTTGTGGCCGCCAAAGAAATAAAGGCAGGTGAACTATTTACGGAAAACAATCTGGGGCTCAAGCGGCCCGGATTAGGAATTCATCCCCGTTATTACAACCTGTTAATCGGCAGGAAAGCCTCTGTGGATATAGCGAAAGATGAATTTATAAAACTTAGTATGGTTGAAGGAGAGGTAGTATAG
- the fliS gene encoding flagellar export chaperone FliS, which yields MQVNPYSQYKQISVQTASPEQLVVMLYDGAIKFLHQAREAVFRKNMEDANKYIGKTQDIINELMVSLDLSVGEIAFNLRNIYDYWNRRLVQANIKKDPDIITEVLGQVQELREVWAEAAVKCKERKNLVAGGVNIEG from the coding sequence ATGCAGGTAAATCCGTATAGCCAGTACAAACAGATCTCTGTGCAGACGGCTAGCCCGGAACAGTTGGTTGTCATGTTGTATGATGGGGCAATAAAATTTCTTCACCAGGCAAGAGAGGCTGTCTTCCGGAAAAACATGGAAGATGCAAACAAATATATTGGCAAGACACAAGATATAATAAATGAGCTAATGGTAAGTTTGGATCTGAGTGTAGGAGAAATTGCCTTTAATCTCCGCAATATCTATGATTACTGGAATCGCAGGCTTGTCCAGGCCAATATAAAAAAAGACCCGGATATTATAACGGAAGTCCTCGGACAAGTTCAGGAACTGAGGGAAGTCTGGGCGGAAGCCGCGGTGAAATGTAAGGAAAGAAAAAACCTTGTGGCAGGCGGTGTAAATATTGAAGGTTAA
- a CDS encoding flagellar protein FliT produces the protein MKVKNLNSHIEHIINGYQQQSVFYEQLRNLSRQLRELIETDNWQEIDKALDARADIIKNINEINSDMEPHKKEVVELLHLKEFNLAKVQDLIYPQLRRKLEEETQKIKDLLKEIVTWDRQNMKIMEEHKISISQELKQIKQYREFQQAYLDRPEMFPEPVFFDKKK, from the coding sequence TTGAAGGTTAAAAACCTGAACAGTCACATCGAACATATAATCAATGGCTATCAGCAACAGAGTGTGTTTTATGAACAGCTACGAAACCTATCCCGGCAGTTAAGGGAGCTTATTGAAACGGACAACTGGCAGGAAATTGACAAGGCTTTAGACGCAAGAGCGGACATAATAAAGAATATAAATGAAATAAACTCCGACATGGAACCGCATAAAAAAGAAGTCGTGGAATTACTGCACCTTAAGGAATTTAACCTGGCCAAGGTACAGGACCTGATTTACCCTCAGTTAAGACGGAAGTTGGAAGAAGAGACGCAGAAAATAAAGGACCTATTAAAGGAGATCGTGACATGGGACCGACAGAACATGAAGATAATGGAAGAACATAAAATAAGTATCAGCCAGGAGCTAAAACAGATCAAGCAGTATCGGGAATTTCAGCAAGCATACCTTGACCGTCCCGAAATGTTTCCTGAACCCGTATTTTTTGATAAGAAAAAATAA
- a CDS encoding cold shock domain-containing protein — translation MLGKVKWFNQEKGFGFIEREDGGDVFVHFSAIQEEGFKTLAEGQEVEFEIVEGARGPQAANVVKL, via the coding sequence ATGTTAGGTAAAGTTAAGTGGTTCAACCAGGAGAAAGGATTCGGCTTCATTGAAAGAGAAGACGGTGGCGATGTATTCGTTCACTTCTCTGCTATTCAAGAAGAAGGATTCAAGACCTTGGCTGAAGGACAGGAAGTCGAATTTGAAATTGTGGAAGGTGCTCGTGGGCCTCAAGCGGCAAACGTAGTTAAGTTATAA
- the hpf gene encoding ribosome hibernation-promoting factor, HPF/YfiA family: MKLNVRGKNIDVTPALKEYVEKRLSKLEKFFDNELEVQVTLVVEKDTHKVEVTMPVNGMILRGEEATGDMYASIDLVIEKLERQINKYKTKIMSKRTKTGSPVEAPAAGADEDEPRIVKTKRFAIKPMPVDEAVLQMNMLGHNFFVFSNAETEEVNVVYKRKDGNYGLIEPEF; the protein is encoded by the coding sequence ATGAAATTGAATGTAAGAGGCAAAAATATTGATGTCACACCGGCATTAAAAGAATATGTAGAAAAAAGGCTGAGTAAGCTGGAGAAGTTCTTTGACAACGAACTGGAAGTCCAGGTTACTCTGGTGGTGGAAAAAGACACCCATAAGGTAGAGGTGACTATGCCTGTCAACGGTATGATTCTCAGGGGTGAAGAAGCAACGGGCGATATGTACGCTTCTATTGATTTAGTCATAGAAAAGCTGGAAAGACAAATCAATAAGTATAAAACCAAAATTATGAGCAAAAGGACGAAAACCGGTAGCCCTGTTGAGGCTCCGGCCGCTGGAGCTGATGAAGATGAACCGCGCATAGTAAAAACAAAGCGTTTCGCTATAAAACCCATGCCTGTTGATGAAGCTGTCCTGCAAATGAATATGCTGGGCCATAATTTCTTTGTATTTTCCAATGCTGAAACTGAGGAAGTCAATGTTGTGTATAAGAGGAAAGACGGCAATTACGGTTTAATCGAACCCGAATTCTAA
- a CDS encoding HD-GYP domain-containing protein, whose amino-acid sequence MKTFSLSIKLYIVFVVLLAAFLLVSLIPTIEINSYNVQGFVFFLLLAIFVDSLPVSLPRGGYVTVSMAVDYASIILFGPAISVCIMVVAIVLRKLFKIDKSPWYKVLFNCAQVVLAVGTAGVVFQLFNGNNAGAEFNNLLPLSSSAVTYIIVNCTAVSIILALSQKISLRTIWMTNIRWLLPNFLLLAPLGLLMAKVYQYIGFLGIVLFFIPLLLARFIFKAYMDLREIYFNTLEALASAIDAKDRYTRGHSERVAEYASLIARAMKLPEDQVEMIQHMALLHDVGKIGISDDILCKRDKLTAEEFEIIKGHSGLGAKIIEAMEDLAVSKEYILYHHEQYAGGGYPHGLSGEDIPLGARIISVADAFDAMTSDRAYRPRKSFHEAFAILEEMSGQQFDPQVVKAFLSVMDEKRKIQAPTNCDSVLPASE is encoded by the coding sequence ATGAAGACGTTTTCTCTAAGTATAAAACTTTATATTGTTTTTGTGGTGTTATTAGCAGCATTTCTTTTAGTAAGTTTAATTCCAACTATTGAAATAAATAGTTATAATGTTCAGGGTTTTGTGTTCTTTTTATTATTAGCTATATTTGTTGACTCCTTGCCGGTATCTTTACCACGCGGTGGTTATGTTACTGTTTCGATGGCAGTTGATTATGCCAGTATAATCTTGTTTGGTCCCGCCATTTCAGTATGCATAATGGTTGTTGCAATAGTATTACGTAAATTATTTAAGATAGACAAAAGCCCTTGGTACAAAGTTTTATTTAATTGTGCCCAGGTTGTATTAGCTGTAGGAACAGCGGGTGTAGTTTTTCAATTATTCAATGGGAATAATGCAGGTGCAGAATTTAATAACTTATTACCCCTTAGTAGTTCAGCAGTGACTTACATAATTGTTAACTGTACTGCAGTTTCAATTATACTGGCGCTATCTCAGAAAATTTCTTTACGCACTATTTGGATGACCAATATTCGCTGGTTATTGCCTAATTTTCTTTTGTTAGCTCCTTTAGGTTTGTTAATGGCTAAGGTTTATCAATATATAGGTTTTCTAGGAATAGTTTTATTTTTTATTCCATTATTACTTGCTAGATTTATTTTTAAAGCTTATATGGATCTACGTGAAATATATTTTAACACTTTGGAAGCCCTTGCCAGTGCTATTGATGCTAAAGACAGGTATACCAGGGGCCATTCGGAACGGGTTGCTGAGTATGCATCTCTTATTGCTAGGGCGATGAAGCTTCCGGAAGACCAGGTGGAAATGATCCAACATATGGCTTTGCTGCACGATGTCGGCAAAATAGGGATTAGCGATGATATACTGTGTAAAAGGGACAAACTGACAGCAGAAGAGTTTGAGATTATTAAAGGTCATTCCGGGCTGGGGGCCAAAATAATAGAGGCGATGGAAGACCTGGCCGTAAGCAAGGAATATATTTTATATCACCACGAACAATATGCCGGTGGGGGTTATCCCCATGGGCTATCGGGAGAAGATATTCCGTTGGGAGCACGTATTATCAGTGTTGCCGACGCTTTTGATGCCATGACGTCTGACCGGGCTTACCGACCGAGAAAAAGTTTTCATGAAGCTTTTGCCATACTTGAAGAAATGTCTGGACAGCAGTTTGACCCACAGGTCGTCAAGGCGTTTTTAAGCGTAATGGATGAAAAGCGTAAGATACAGGCGCCAACCAACTGTGATTCTGTATTGCCGGCATCTGAGTAA
- a CDS encoding HD-GYP domain-containing protein, whose amino-acid sequence MAGYALAIARDIGYTDKELTRLHYIALLHDAGKIGIKDRILNKPEALTADEYAEVKRHSLIGAKIIEKINFLSSGADIVRFHHERFDGTGYPAGLRGYDIPEGARILAVVDAFDAMTTDRPYRKAKTKAEALAELESLAGKQFDPQVVKVFKKVLHRQGEI is encoded by the coding sequence GTGGCGGGATATGCATTGGCGATAGCCAGGGATATCGGATATACTGACAAGGAATTAACCAGGCTCCATTATATAGCCCTCCTCCACGATGCCGGAAAAATCGGCATCAAAGATAGGATTCTGAATAAACCTGAAGCTTTAACGGCGGACGAATATGCAGAGGTCAAACGTCATTCCTTAATCGGCGCCAAGATAATAGAAAAAATAAATTTTTTGAGCAGTGGGGCTGACATAGTCCGATTTCACCATGAACGTTTTGACGGCACTGGTTATCCGGCAGGCCTGCGAGGTTATGATATACCGGAAGGGGCCCGTATCTTGGCGGTGGTTGACGCTTTTGACGCCATGACGACGGACCGGCCATACCGGAAGGCCAAAACTAAGGCAGAGGCCCTGGCGGAACTGGAGTCTTTGGCAGGTAAACAGTTTGACCCGCAGGTAGTAAAAGTGTTTAAAAAAGTTCTGCATAGACAGGGGGAGATTTAG